TACAAGGATAATGGTTTTCTAGGCGAAAGATTTCTAATGATGTATGATGATAAGTATTCTCCAAAAGGCTGGTACTTATATGCAACGCCGCACCTCAAAGGCTATGTCAAGATAATGAATTGCGTTCTTAAGCCGCACACGCCAAAGGTTAAGGATTTGTTCTTTAAGGCAATCAACGAGCGGGAAATACTGAAGAAAATAGTCGGCGGCCAAAAGCCCGTAGACTATCTTGGAGGTATCGGCGGGCTTGATTTTCCGATAAATGGCGTTATTGGCGGAAAATACTATCTTGGCGAGGCAGCAGGCTTTCAGGATCCTTTTCGAGGGTTTGGTATGAATTACGCTCTTGAATCAGGCAAGCTTGTAGCAGACGCCATACTTCAGAACAAGGACTACAACAAACTATGGAAGGAAGCATTTATGCCGCACATAAAAAAAGACTTCAGCAGACGCTTTATAATGTCTGTTTTTGGCGATATGTTTGTCGAAAATGTTTTTTCTAAAAGGATAAGAAATGGAGTGGTCGATTTTGAAAGCTTTGCTCCAGCAGG
The window above is part of the Nanoarchaeota archaeon genome. Proteins encoded here:
- a CDS encoding NAD(P)-binding protein, which translates into the protein MIKILGAGLSGLSAAINLAKAGKEVEVHELKSDVGMHIKTNFQALLSDSAPEDYLRNLNLNPEFFYHSLSNVLFCTRKKEFDLKIQKSIPFVCRGGKQSLEYGLFKEAEKVGVRFVFKTTKRERDVDIIATGHKNADIAAFGAVYKDNGFLGERFLMMYDDKYSPKGWYLYATPHLKGYVKIMNCVLKPHTPKVKDLFFKAINEREILKKIVGGQKPVDYLGGIGGLDFPINGVIGGKYYLGEAAGFQDPFRGFGMNYALESGKLVADAILQNKDYNKLWKEAFMPHIKKDFSRRFIMSVFGDMFVENVFSKRIRNGVVDFESFAPAGFFGRIAIDFFFRMELLRHKITGYW